A genomic window from Rhizobium sp. EC-SD404 includes:
- the gloB gene encoding hydroxyacylglutathione hydrolase, which produces MAHLIIDQFMSRDDNFAVLVHDPESGETASIDAPEEEPIRIKLNEHGWALTHILTTHRHADHVEGNINLKQRFGPTIIGPEAEADRIPGIDQSVKDGDRITFAGRPVNVIATPGHTMGHVCYHFPEDRLLFAADTLFVLGCGRLFEGSPADMWASLQKLMALPDDTAVYCGHEYTLSNARFAVTVDPDNAELAERLKEIEALRADGKPTAPTTIGREKATNPFLRPHDPAIRRTLGMDNASDTEVFAEIRQRKDRF; this is translated from the coding sequence ATGGCACATTTGATCATCGACCAGTTCATGAGCCGCGACGACAATTTCGCGGTTCTCGTCCACGATCCCGAAAGCGGCGAGACGGCCTCGATCGATGCGCCGGAAGAAGAGCCGATCCGCATCAAGCTGAACGAGCATGGCTGGGCGCTGACGCATATTCTGACGACGCATCGTCATGCCGATCATGTCGAGGGCAACATCAATCTGAAACAGCGTTTCGGGCCGACGATCATCGGCCCCGAAGCCGAAGCGGATCGCATTCCGGGCATCGACCAGAGCGTGAAGGATGGCGACCGGATCACCTTCGCGGGCCGGCCCGTCAACGTCATCGCGACGCCCGGCCATACGATGGGCCATGTCTGCTATCACTTCCCCGAGGATCGACTGCTCTTTGCCGCCGATACGCTTTTCGTGCTCGGATGCGGACGGCTTTTCGAGGGGAGCCCTGCGGATATGTGGGCGTCGCTGCAGAAGCTCATGGCGCTGCCCGACGACACCGCCGTCTATTGCGGCCATGAATACACGCTTTCCAACGCGCGTTTCGCCGTTACCGTCGACCCCGACAATGCAGAACTGGCCGAGCGCCTGAAGGAGATCGAGGCGCTTCGAGCGGACGGCAAGCCGACCGCACCGACCACCATCGGCCGTGAAAAGGCGACGAACCCGTTCCTGCGCCCGCACGATCCTGCAATTCGCCGCACGCTCGGTATGGACAATGCCAGCGATACGGAGGTCTTCGCCGAAATTCGGCAGCGGAAAGACCGCTTCTGA
- a CDS encoding cupin domain-containing protein has product MFGQGFDPAETPYPATARQIIEALSLKRHPEGGWYSETFRDGASGERGHSTAIYYLLETGDCSEWHRVKDAAEVWHFYAGAPLSITLSPNGHDAESHRLGPDILMGQRPQIIVPAGWWQTACSLGEYTLVGCTVAPGFVFDQFEMAEPDWRPTPRPSSGG; this is encoded by the coding sequence ATGTTCGGGCAAGGCTTCGATCCGGCCGAGACGCCCTACCCCGCGACCGCGCGCCAGATCATCGAGGCGTTGTCGCTGAAGCGCCATCCCGAAGGCGGCTGGTATTCGGAGACGTTTCGCGATGGCGCGTCCGGCGAACGGGGCCACTCGACCGCGATCTACTATCTCCTGGAAACCGGCGATTGTTCCGAATGGCACCGGGTCAAGGATGCAGCCGAGGTCTGGCACTTCTATGCCGGTGCGCCGCTTTCCATCACGCTGTCGCCCAACGGCCACGACGCGGAAAGCCATCGGCTCGGTCCCGATATCCTGATGGGCCAGCGTCCGCAGATCATTGTGCCGGCAGGCTGGTGGCAGACCGCCTGCTCGCTCGGCGAATACACGCTGGTCGGCTGCACGGTGGCACCGGGCTTCGTGTTCGATCAGTTCGAGATGGCGGAGCCGGACTGGCGGCCGACGCCCCGTCCATCCTCAGGCGGTTGA
- a CDS encoding EamA family transporter, giving the protein MKARATAIGFSAILMWSLLALFTAASGEVPPFQLSAICFTIGGLIGIVFLLRDPRRWKAFRQPWPVWALGIGGLFGYHFLYFTALRNAPAVEAGLIAYLWPLLIVVGSAMLPGERLGWHHLAGCAAGLAGTVLIISRQGIAFEGGYLFGYAMAFLCAFTWSAYSLLSRRFGVVPTDVVTGFCLATAALSVVCHLGLEETVWPQTTLQWLAVVGLGLMPVGGAFYVWDYGVKHGDIQVLGASSYAAPLLSTLILIAAGYGELTWRIGIACLLITGGAALAAKDLITRRRPASTA; this is encoded by the coding sequence GTGAAGGCACGGGCGACGGCGATCGGGTTCTCTGCGATCCTCATGTGGTCGCTGCTCGCACTCTTCACCGCCGCATCGGGCGAAGTGCCGCCTTTTCAGCTTTCTGCCATCTGTTTCACGATTGGTGGTTTGATCGGCATCGTTTTCCTTCTCCGCGATCCGAGGCGTTGGAAGGCCTTCAGGCAGCCATGGCCGGTCTGGGCGCTCGGTATCGGGGGCCTTTTCGGCTATCACTTTCTCTATTTCACGGCTTTGAGAAACGCCCCGGCGGTCGAGGCCGGCCTGATCGCCTATCTCTGGCCGCTTCTCATCGTCGTCGGCTCGGCAATGCTGCCCGGCGAGCGCCTCGGCTGGCATCACCTAGCGGGCTGTGCGGCCGGTCTTGCCGGCACAGTGCTGATCATCTCCAGGCAGGGCATCGCTTTCGAAGGAGGTTATCTTTTCGGCTACGCCATGGCGTTTCTGTGCGCCTTCACCTGGTCGGCCTATTCGCTGCTGTCGCGCCGCTTCGGCGTCGTGCCGACGGATGTGGTGACTGGCTTCTGCCTTGCGACCGCGGCACTCTCGGTGGTCTGCCATCTCGGCCTTGAGGAGACGGTCTGGCCGCAAACGACGCTGCAATGGCTGGCCGTCGTGGGGCTCGGCCTGATGCCGGTGGGCGGCGCGTTCTATGTCTGGGATTACGGCGTGAAGCACGGCGACATCCAGGTGCTCGGTGCCTCAAGCTATGCCGCGCCGCTCCTGTCGACGCTGATCCTGATCGCGGCGGGCTACGGCGAATTGACTTGGCGCATCGGGATCGCCTGCCTGCTCATCACGGGCGGTGCGGCCCTCGCGGCAAAGGACCTGATTACACGCAGGCGCCCTGCCTCAACCGCCTGA
- a CDS encoding DUF3108 domain-containing protein, translating to MKSRHVVIAPCAVVTILLGANVAAADPSTHRADYRVAYIGLPVARATFTTVFDGDRFTVAGEMQSAGVANIVGRTTGSTTVSGVKADDRMQAERYVVAYSSGDDEQRMEVDFDNGSVTSAILTPEKKRTREDWVPVPESDMRAVLDPIAGVMIPEGSNVCDRTLPIFDGETRYDIHLYDAGTQLFRAESYDGVPFEVEATVCSARAEPKSGYHAKNSSIQYMREMNVEVWFAHNQEAGIYAPVYARVPTKLGPVTITATHFGS from the coding sequence TTGAAAAGCCGTCATGTCGTCATCGCACCATGCGCCGTTGTGACAATCCTGCTTGGCGCCAACGTCGCCGCAGCCGACCCGTCCACCCACCGCGCCGACTATCGCGTGGCCTATATCGGCCTGCCGGTCGCGCGCGCCACCTTCACCACCGTCTTCGATGGCGATCGGTTCACCGTCGCCGGCGAGATGCAGTCGGCGGGCGTCGCCAACATCGTCGGCCGCACCACAGGCTCAACGACGGTTTCCGGCGTCAAGGCGGACGATCGCATGCAGGCCGAGCGCTATGTCGTTGCGTATTCTTCCGGTGACGACGAACAGCGCATGGAGGTCGATTTCGACAACGGTTCGGTCACCTCGGCGATCCTGACGCCGGAGAAGAAGCGCACGCGCGAGGACTGGGTACCCGTGCCGGAAAGCGACATGCGGGCCGTACTCGATCCGATCGCAGGCGTCATGATCCCGGAAGGAAGCAATGTCTGCGATCGCACATTGCCGATCTTCGATGGCGAAACGCGCTACGACATCCATCTCTACGACGCTGGCACGCAGCTTTTCCGGGCCGAAAGCTATGATGGCGTACCCTTCGAGGTCGAGGCGACGGTCTGTTCGGCCCGCGCCGAGCCGAAATCCGGCTACCACGCCAAGAACAGCTCCATCCAGTACATGCGCGAGATGAATGTCGAAGTCTGGTTCGCCCATAACCAAGAGGCTGGTATCTACGCGCCTGTCTATGCGCGCGTGCCAACGAAGCTCGGGCCGGTGACGATTACGGCGACCCATTTCGGTTCTTGA
- the rpmB gene encoding 50S ribosomal protein L28 — MSRSCELTGKAVQSGNNVSHANNKTRRRFLPNLCSVTLISDALGQSYRLRVSAHALRSVEHRGGLDAFLLKAKEGELSMRARLLKRQIAKKNVGETAAAA, encoded by the coding sequence ATGTCCCGCAGTTGCGAATTGACCGGCAAGGCCGTCCAGTCGGGCAACAATGTGAGCCACGCGAACAACAAGACGCGCCGCCGCTTTCTGCCCAATCTCTGCAGCGTCACGCTGATCTCCGACGCGCTCGGCCAGAGCTACCGTCTGCGCGTTTCCGCGCATGCGCTGCGTTCGGTCGAGCATCGCGGCGGCCTCGACGCGTTCCTGCTGAAGGCGAAGGAAGGCGAGCTTTCCATGCGCGCCCGCCTGCTGAAGCGCCAGATCGCCAAGAAGAACGTCGGCGAGACTGCGGCGGCAGCCTAA
- a CDS encoding queuosine precursor transporter gives MQALKQHAPFIAAMALVVAASNFLVQFPVQATIGGYDLADLLTWGAFTYPVAFLVTDLTNRRYGPQAARRVVLVGFAVAVVLSVWLATPRIAIASGSAFLVAQLLDVSIFDRLRRAAWWKAPLISSVIGSIVDTIIFFSLAFAPVFGVLGANDAFAIASAPLLGLIALEAPRWLSWALGDLGVKLVVSMVMLAPYGALLALMRNDGQPRPA, from the coding sequence ATGCAGGCTCTCAAGCAGCACGCACCCTTCATTGCGGCCATGGCGCTCGTCGTCGCGGCATCGAATTTCCTTGTCCAGTTTCCGGTCCAGGCGACCATCGGCGGGTACGATCTCGCCGATCTTCTGACCTGGGGCGCCTTCACCTACCCTGTCGCCTTTCTGGTCACCGACCTCACGAACCGCCGCTACGGCCCGCAGGCAGCTCGCCGGGTCGTCCTGGTGGGCTTCGCGGTCGCGGTGGTGCTGTCTGTCTGGCTGGCCACCCCGCGCATCGCGATCGCATCCGGTTCCGCCTTCCTCGTCGCCCAGTTGCTCGACGTGTCGATCTTCGACCGTCTGCGCCGCGCCGCCTGGTGGAAGGCACCGCTGATCTCAAGCGTGATCGGATCGATCGTCGATACCATCATCTTCTTCTCGCTGGCCTTTGCGCCCGTGTTCGGCGTCCTTGGCGCCAATGACGCGTTCGCGATCGCATCCGCGCCGCTGCTCGGGCTGATCGCTCTGGAGGCGCCGCGCTGGCTCTCCTGGGCGCTTGGGGATCTCGGGGTGAAGCTGGTCGTATCCATGGTGATGCTCGCGCCCTACGGCGCGCTGCTGGCGCTCATGCGCAACGATGGCCAGCCCCGGCCGGCCTGA
- a CDS encoding esterase-like activity of phytase family protein: protein MTLTRCGLLLAVTIFAAGCARAQDAESDAPIPINAQSIDTFRIGSDQTRFGAFEFRGGLEFSSAGGVVGGMSAIRYDGSADAFIGVMDTGNWYRGRILRDDDGRMRGLSDFRMAPILSDAGVPHERKSQADAEGLALDGDRLIVGFEHNHRVEIFDRSSFPPAPPEGSMSMVMPRAELRRNAGIETVMVAPEDGPLAGAPVLVSERSVNADGDIYAAVLSGPQEGVFFVKRHPPFDITDGAFLPDGDILLLERRFSLSEGIGMRIRRIAVADIRPGAVVDGDVVLDASFGDQIDNMEGLDVIEHADGRISVILVSDDNHLFLQRNLMLEFELVE, encoded by the coding sequence TTGACGCTCACACGCTGCGGCCTGCTCCTGGCCGTCACGATCTTCGCCGCCGGCTGTGCACGCGCGCAGGATGCCGAAAGCGACGCGCCAATTCCGATCAACGCCCAATCCATCGACACGTTTCGCATCGGGTCCGATCAAACGCGCTTCGGCGCATTCGAATTTCGCGGCGGGCTGGAGTTTTCATCCGCAGGCGGCGTCGTGGGCGGCATGTCCGCGATCCGCTATGACGGTAGCGCCGATGCCTTCATCGGCGTGATGGACACCGGCAACTGGTATCGCGGCCGCATTCTGCGCGACGACGACGGCCGCATGCGCGGGCTCTCCGATTTTCGCATGGCGCCTATCCTCAGCGATGCGGGCGTCCCCCACGAGCGCAAGTCTCAGGCAGATGCCGAGGGGTTGGCTCTCGACGGCGACCGTCTGATCGTCGGCTTCGAGCACAATCATCGCGTCGAAATCTTCGATCGTTCGAGCTTCCCGCCTGCGCCGCCGGAAGGTTCGATGTCGATGGTCATGCCGCGCGCCGAACTTCGCCGCAACGCCGGCATCGAGACGGTGATGGTCGCGCCCGAGGATGGGCCGCTGGCCGGTGCGCCGGTGTTGGTCAGCGAGCGCAGCGTCAATGCCGATGGCGACATCTACGCGGCGGTTCTTTCGGGCCCGCAGGAGGGCGTATTCTTCGTCAAGCGGCACCCTCCCTTCGACATAACCGATGGCGCGTTTCTGCCGGATGGCGACATTCTCCTGCTGGAGCGCCGTTTTTCGCTGAGCGAAGGCATCGGCATGCGCATCCGCAGGATCGCGGTGGCCGACATCCGGCCCGGTGCAGTCGTCGATGGTGACGTCGTGCTCGATGCCAGTTTCGGCGATCAGATCGACAATATGGAGGGGCTCGACGTCATCGAGCATGCGGATGGACGGATCAGCGTCATCCTCGTCTCGGACGACAACCACCTGTTCCTTCAGCGAAACCTGATGCTGGAATTCGAACTGGTCGAATGA
- the cobT gene encoding cobaltochelatase subunit CobT, with amino-acid sequence MAGRGDNSKGKPGGPVDTEPFKRALAGCIRSIAGDHELEVVYANERPGLTGERARLPDLPKRPTRHDLAVTRGIGDSMALRKACHDSRVHTTMAPAGSDARAIYDAVEQARVEAIGTRRMSGVGDNIASMLSDKYAKANYKGITNQEDAPLEEAVALLVRERLTGRAVPETAGKVVDLWRSWIEDKAAGDLDNLVNAVDDQQAFARAMRNMLSSMEMAEDYGEDEDQQSEDNEDDNEEQPRSNEDKEDSADEAAGSDSAPSEDNDSADDQSEQGEMDGAEVSEQDFDEDMDEEADSPGETRRPNVPLSDINEKVDYRVFTETFDEEVASSDLCDEAELDRLRAFLDKQLAHLQGVVGRLANRLQRRLMAQQNRAWDFDLEEGYLDPARLSRLIMDPMQPLSFKMERDTNFRDTVVTLLIDNSGSMRGRPITVAATCADILARTLERCGVKVEILGFTTKAWKGGQAREKWLAEGKPTSPGRLNDLRHIVYKSADAPWRRARRNLGLMMREGLLKENIDGEALIWAHNRLLSRPEQRRILMMISDGAPVDDSTLSVNPGNYLERHLRAVIEEIETRSPVELLAIGIGHDVTRYYRRAVTIIDAEELAGAMTEQLASLFEEEQGPSAGRRGPAMRRAG; translated from the coding sequence ATGGCAGGACGCGGCGATAATTCGAAGGGAAAGCCCGGCGGCCCGGTCGATACCGAACCGTTCAAGCGCGCGCTTGCCGGCTGCATCCGTTCGATCGCCGGCGACCACGAGCTCGAGGTCGTCTATGCCAATGAACGGCCGGGCCTGACGGGCGAACGCGCCCGCCTTCCCGACCTGCCGAAGCGTCCAACCCGTCATGATCTTGCCGTGACGCGTGGCATCGGCGACTCCATGGCGCTGCGCAAGGCCTGCCACGACAGCCGTGTCCACACGACGATGGCGCCTGCCGGTTCCGATGCCCGCGCGATCTACGATGCGGTCGAACAGGCCCGCGTCGAGGCGATCGGCACGAGGCGCATGTCCGGCGTCGGCGACAACATCGCCTCCATGCTCTCCGACAAATACGCCAAGGCGAACTACAAGGGCATCACCAACCAGGAGGATGCGCCGCTCGAGGAAGCCGTTGCGCTTCTGGTGCGCGAGCGCCTGACGGGCCGCGCAGTGCCGGAAACGGCCGGCAAGGTCGTCGACCTCTGGCGCAGCTGGATCGAGGACAAGGCCGCCGGTGACCTCGACAATCTCGTAAACGCCGTTGACGACCAGCAGGCTTTCGCCCGCGCCATGCGGAACATGCTTTCCTCCATGGAAATGGCCGAGGACTACGGCGAGGACGAGGACCAGCAGAGCGAAGACAACGAGGACGACAACGAGGAGCAGCCGCGCTCCAACGAAGACAAGGAAGACAGCGCCGACGAGGCCGCAGGCTCCGACAGCGCGCCTTCGGAAGACAACGACAGCGCCGACGACCAGTCCGAACAGGGCGAGATGGACGGCGCGGAAGTCTCAGAGCAGGACTTCGACGAGGACATGGACGAGGAAGCGGATTCGCCGGGCGAGACCCGCCGGCCGAACGTGCCGCTGTCCGACATCAACGAGAAGGTCGACTACCGCGTCTTCACCGAGACCTTCGACGAGGAGGTCGCATCGTCCGATCTCTGCGACGAGGCAGAACTCGATCGGCTGCGCGCATTCCTCGATAAGCAACTCGCCCATTTGCAGGGCGTCGTCGGCCGTCTGGCCAATCGCCTGCAGCGCCGCCTGATGGCGCAGCAGAACCGCGCCTGGGATTTCGATCTGGAAGAAGGCTATCTCGATCCGGCGCGCCTGTCGCGGCTGATCATGGACCCGATGCAGCCGCTCTCCTTCAAGATGGAGCGGGATACGAATTTCCGCGACACGGTGGTCACGCTGCTCATCGACAATTCCGGCTCTATGCGCGGCCGCCCGATCACCGTCGCCGCCACCTGCGCCGACATTCTTGCCCGCACGCTCGAGCGCTGCGGTGTGAAGGTCGAGATCCTCGGTTTCACCACCAAGGCCTGGAAGGGCGGGCAGGCACGCGAGAAGTGGCTTGCGGAAGGCAAGCCGACGAGCCCCGGCCGTCTCAACGATCTGCGCCACATCGTCTACAAGTCCGCCGATGCCCCATGGCGCCGCGCGCGCCGCAACCTCGGCCTGATGATGCGCGAAGGCCTGCTCAAGGAAAACATCGACGGCGAGGCGCTGATCTGGGCGCACAACCGTCTGCTGAGCCGCCCCGAGCAGCGCCGCATCCTGATGATGATCTCCGATGGAGCGCCGGTCGACGATTCGACGCTTTCGGTCAATCCGGGCAACTATCTGGAGCGCCATCTGCGCGCTGTGATCGAGGAAATCGAGACCCGCTCGCCGGTCGAGCTTCTCGCCATCGGCATCGGCCATGACGTCACGCGCTACTATCGGCGCGCGGTCACGATCATCGATGCCGAGGAACTGGCAGGCGCCATGACCGAACAGCTGGCAAGCCTGTTCGAGGAAGAGCAGGGGCCCTCCGCAGGGAGGCGCGGCCCGGCAATGCGCAGGGCCGGTTGA
- the cobS gene encoding cobaltochelatase subunit CobS, with product MNKIDIAIENLPDTTVSVRETFRIDSDMDVPAYSSVDAYVPELDPDYLFDRDTTLAILAGFAHNRRVMVSGYHGTGKSTHIEQVAARLRWPCVRVNLDSHVSRIDLVGKDAIVIKDGLQITEFKDGILPWAYQHNVALVFDEYDAGRPDVMFVIQRVLESSGRLTLLDQSRVIRPHPAFRLFATANTVGLGDTTGLYHGTQQINQAQMDRWSIVTTLNYLPHDNEVGIVLAKVKSFDTEKGRDTVSRMVRLADMTRSAFMNGDLSTVMSPRTVITWAENARIFGDISFAFRVTFLNKCDELERTLVAEQYQRAFGEELKESAANIVLDANS from the coding sequence ATGAACAAGATCGACATTGCCATTGAGAACCTTCCCGACACGACGGTGTCGGTCCGCGAGACGTTCCGTATCGACAGCGATATGGATGTGCCGGCCTATTCGTCCGTCGATGCCTATGTACCGGAGCTAGATCCGGACTATCTCTTCGACCGCGATACGACGCTCGCGATCCTGGCGGGCTTTGCGCATAACCGGCGCGTCATGGTCTCCGGCTACCACGGTACGGGCAAGTCGACCCATATCGAGCAGGTCGCTGCACGGCTGAGATGGCCCTGCGTGCGCGTCAACCTCGACAGCCATGTCAGCCGTATCGACCTCGTCGGCAAGGATGCGATCGTCATCAAGGACGGTCTGCAGATCACCGAATTCAAGGACGGCATTCTGCCCTGGGCCTACCAGCACAATGTCGCGCTCGTCTTCGACGAGTACGACGCCGGTCGTCCGGATGTGATGTTCGTCATCCAGCGCGTGCTCGAATCGTCGGGCCGTCTGACGCTGCTCGACCAGAGCCGCGTCATCAGGCCGCACCCTGCGTTCCGCCTCTTCGCGACGGCCAACACGGTCGGCCTTGGCGATACGACCGGCCTCTATCACGGCACCCAGCAGATCAACCAGGCGCAGATGGACCGCTGGTCCATCGTGACGACGTTGAACTACCTGCCGCATGACAACGAAGTCGGCATCGTGTTGGCCAAGGTGAAGAGCTTCGACACGGAAAAGGGCCGCGATACGGTCTCGCGCATGGTGCGTCTGGCCGACATGACGCGGTCGGCCTTCATGAACGGCGATCTGTCGACCGTCATGAGCCCGCGCACGGTCATCACCTGGGCGGAAAACGCCCGCATCTTCGGCGACATCTCCTTTGCTTTCAGGGTCACCTTCCTCAACAAGTGCGACGAACTGGAGCGCACGCTGGTTGCTGAGCAGTATCAGCGCGCCTTCGGCGAGGAACTGAAGGAAAGCGCCGCCAACATCGTTCTGGATGCCAATAGCTGA
- a CDS encoding J domain-containing protein: MKLDSKYFDRIRVKGKARARPEPTTPVCQWDGCNEKGTHRAPVGREAEGAYFMFCVDHVRQYNKGYNYFSGLSDTEIARYQKEALTGHRPTWTVGVNKAAKASPTQSQARSGSAASQARMRDPFGFFGEARTRARRGEPRQRKLKTLETKAFETLGLDGSAGSEDIKTRYKALVKKHHPDANGGDRSSEERFRAVVQAYQLLKQSGFC; this comes from the coding sequence ATGAAACTGGATTCGAAATATTTTGACCGCATCAGGGTCAAGGGCAAGGCAAGGGCACGTCCCGAGCCGACCACGCCCGTGTGCCAATGGGACGGATGCAACGAGAAAGGCACCCACCGCGCGCCCGTCGGACGCGAGGCGGAGGGCGCCTATTTCATGTTCTGCGTCGATCACGTGCGGCAGTACAACAAGGGCTACAACTACTTTTCCGGTCTCTCCGACACTGAGATCGCGCGCTACCAGAAAGAGGCGCTGACCGGCCACCGCCCGACCTGGACGGTCGGCGTCAACAAGGCGGCCAAGGCCAGCCCCACGCAAAGCCAGGCCCGCTCGGGCAGCGCGGCCTCGCAAGCGCGCATGCGCGATCCCTTCGGCTTTTTCGGCGAGGCGCGAACCCGCGCGCGCCGAGGCGAACCTCGCCAGCGCAAGTTGAAGACGCTTGAGACCAAGGCCTTCGAGACGCTGGGGCTCGATGGTTCCGCCGGCTCCGAAGATATCAAGACGCGCTACAAGGCGCTCGTGAAGAAACACCACCCCGATGCCAATGGCGGCGATCGATCGTCGGAAGAACGATTTCGCGCCGTGGTGCAGGCCTATCAATTGTTAAAGCAGTCTGGTTTCTGTTAG
- a CDS encoding BolA family protein produces the protein MSMEETIERKLRDAFQPERLDVINESHLHAGHREFDGTGETHFRVRIVAPAFAGKSRIERHRALNELLAPEIEAGVHALALEPAAPGETTRW, from the coding sequence ATGAGCATGGAAGAAACGATCGAGCGCAAGCTGCGGGACGCGTTTCAGCCCGAGCGGCTGGACGTCATCAATGAAAGCCATCTGCATGCGGGCCACCGCGAGTTCGACGGCACGGGAGAAACCCATTTCCGCGTCCGTATTGTCGCGCCCGCCTTCGCCGGCAAATCCCGGATCGAGCGCCACCGCGCACTGAACGAGCTTCTCGCGCCGGAAATCGAAGCCGGCGTTCATGCCCTGGCGCTGGAGCCGGCCGCTCCCGGTGAAACGACCCGCTGGTAA
- a CDS encoding HlyC/CorC family transporter — MTADAFASFISDYWLTALAILGLICASAFFSGSETALTAASRSRMHTLETNGDPRAGVVGTLIDRRDRLIGALLIGNNLVNILASSLATSLLLGIFGDSGVAVATIAMTVLLVIFAEVLPKSWAISGPDRFALAVSNPVRIFVKVFGPLSSVVNWIVRKILGVFGVTLSAGTSMLTAHEELRGAVDLLHREGSVIKADRDRLGGVLDLDELEVSDIMVHRTSMRMVSADDTPEAVVRTILDSPHTRMPVWRGQTDNIIGVVHAKDLLRALADVGNDPARIDIAKIAQKPWFVPDTTNLKDQLNAFLRRKTHFAIVVDEYGEVEGLVTLEDILEEIVGEIADEHDIDMQGVHQEADGSVVVDGQVPIRDLNRALDWNLPDEEATTIAGLVIHESQIIPDERQAFTFHGKRFTVMKREKNRITRLRIKPLEDVVA; from the coding sequence ATGACAGCAGATGCTTTCGCAAGCTTCATCTCGGATTACTGGCTGACCGCACTGGCGATCCTCGGCCTGATCTGCGCATCTGCCTTCTTCTCCGGATCGGAGACGGCGCTGACGGCCGCCTCCCGCTCGCGCATGCACACGCTCGAGACCAATGGCGATCCGCGCGCCGGCGTAGTCGGCACGTTGATCGATCGCCGCGACCGGCTGATCGGGGCGTTGCTCATCGGCAACAACCTCGTCAACATTCTTGCATCGTCCTTGGCGACCAGCCTGTTGCTCGGCATTTTCGGCGATTCCGGCGTGGCCGTGGCGACCATCGCGATGACGGTGCTGCTCGTGATCTTCGCCGAGGTATTGCCGAAAAGCTGGGCGATCTCCGGTCCGGATCGCTTCGCACTGGCTGTTTCCAATCCGGTGCGGATCTTCGTCAAGGTCTTCGGTCCACTGTCTTCGGTGGTGAACTGGATCGTGCGGAAGATCCTTGGCGTGTTCGGGGTTACGCTATCGGCCGGAACATCGATGCTGACGGCCCACGAAGAGCTTCGCGGTGCCGTCGACCTGTTGCACCGCGAGGGATCGGTGATCAAGGCGGACCGCGACCGCCTGGGCGGCGTGCTCGATCTCGACGAACTCGAAGTGTCCGACATCATGGTTCACCGGACCTCGATGCGTATGGTGAGCGCGGACGACACGCCGGAAGCGGTCGTCCGCACGATCTTGGACAGCCCCCACACCCGGATGCCTGTTTGGCGCGGCCAGACCGACAACATCATCGGGGTTGTTCATGCCAAGGACCTGCTACGCGCGCTCGCCGATGTCGGCAACGACCCGGCACGCATCGATATCGCCAAGATCGCGCAGAAGCCATGGTTCGTGCCGGACACGACCAACCTGAAGGATCAGCTGAACGCGTTTCTTCGCCGCAAGACCCACTTCGCCATCGTCGTCGACGAGTACGGCGAGGTCGAAGGACTGGTGACGCTCGAAGACATTCTCGAGGAGATCGTCGGCGAGATTGCCGACGAGCACGATATCGACATGCAGGGCGTGCACCAGGAGGCCGACGGATCTGTCGTCGTGGACGGCCAGGTGCCGATCCGCGATCTCAACCGTGCGCTCGACTGGAATCTGCCGGACGAAGAGGCGACGACGATCGCCGGGCTCGTCATCCACGAAAGTCAGATCATTCCGGACGAGCGCCAGGCCTTCACGTTCCACGGCAAGCGCTTCACGGTGATGAAGCGCGAGAAGAACCGCATAACGCGTCTGCGCATCAAGCCGCTGGAAGACGTGGTCGCCTGA